One region of Trinickia violacea genomic DNA includes:
- a CDS encoding carbohydrate ABC transporter permease: protein MQPKMTISRAVIYAALILFALYFLFPIYVMVSTSFKDLDQMRAGDLLSLPTHWTFAPWVKAWSQACTGVRCDGMQPFFMNSVKMVIPAVLISSIVGAFNGYVLTHWRFRGADGLFTMLLVGCFIPFQAILLPMARLQGFFGISNTIGGLVFVHVVYGIAFTTMFFRNFYVSIPAELVKAARIDGAGFFMIFTRILLPVSLPIFMVCLIWQFTQIWNDFLFGIVFSGVDSMPITVALNNLVNTSTGVKEYNVDMAGAIIAALPTLLVYVVAGRYFVRGLTAGAVKG, encoded by the coding sequence ATGCAGCCTAAGATGACGATCAGCCGTGCCGTCATTTATGCGGCCTTGATTCTGTTTGCGCTGTACTTTCTGTTCCCGATCTACGTGATGGTGTCGACGTCCTTCAAGGATCTCGACCAGATGCGCGCGGGCGACTTGCTCTCGCTGCCCACGCATTGGACTTTCGCGCCTTGGGTCAAGGCTTGGAGCCAGGCGTGCACCGGCGTGCGCTGCGATGGGATGCAGCCGTTCTTCATGAACTCGGTGAAGATGGTGATTCCCGCCGTCCTGATCTCGTCGATCGTCGGCGCGTTCAACGGCTATGTGCTCACGCACTGGCGCTTCCGCGGCGCCGACGGGCTCTTCACGATGCTGCTCGTCGGCTGCTTCATTCCGTTCCAGGCGATCCTGCTGCCGATGGCGCGCCTCCAAGGCTTCTTCGGCATCTCCAATACGATCGGCGGCCTCGTGTTCGTGCACGTGGTGTACGGGATCGCGTTCACGACGATGTTCTTCCGCAACTTCTACGTGAGCATTCCCGCTGAACTCGTGAAGGCGGCGCGCATCGACGGTGCAGGCTTCTTCATGATCTTCACGCGCATCCTGTTGCCGGTGTCGCTGCCGATTTTCATGGTGTGCCTGATCTGGCAATTCACGCAGATCTGGAACGACTTCCTGTTCGGGATCGTGTTCTCGGGCGTCGATTCGATGCCGATCACGGTGGCGCTGAACAACCTCGTCAACACCTCGACGGGCGTGAAGGAATACAACGTCGACATGGCGGGCGCGATCATTGCCGCGCTGCCGACGTTGCTCGTCTACGTGGTCGCCGGCCGCTACTTCGTGCGCGGTCTGACGGCGGGCGCGGTGAAGGGCTGA
- a CDS encoding carbohydrate ABC transporter permease: MTASSLSGNGKTATAARRTSPLSALADRWIPKLVLSPSIVISLIFVYGFILITGYLSLSNSTLMPRYTFVGLDRYRELFANDVWWTSAKNLGWFGIPFIAICVGLGLFLAILLDQKIRNEGALRALFLYPMALSFIVTGTAWQWILNPDLGVQKVLNDWGWTSFHFNWLNDSDKAIFCIVIAAVWQSTGFVMALFLAGLRGVDAEIFKAAQVDGATLPTIYRKIVIPSMRPVFFSVLLILCHITIKTFDLVVALTAGGPGTSSSLPAIFMYTFSFNRGQLGVGAASSMMMLATVVAVLVPLMYLESRSTRNAA, from the coding sequence GTGACTGCTTCTTCTCTTAGCGGCAACGGCAAAACGGCAACCGCCGCCCGCCGCACGTCGCCGCTGTCGGCGCTCGCCGACCGCTGGATTCCGAAGCTGGTGCTTTCGCCCAGCATCGTGATCAGCCTGATTTTCGTCTACGGTTTCATTCTGATTACCGGCTATCTGTCGCTGTCCAACTCGACATTGATGCCGCGCTACACGTTCGTCGGCCTCGATCGCTATCGCGAGCTGTTCGCCAACGATGTGTGGTGGACCTCCGCCAAGAACCTCGGCTGGTTCGGCATTCCGTTCATCGCGATCTGCGTTGGCCTCGGGCTATTCCTCGCGATCCTGCTCGACCAGAAGATTCGCAACGAAGGCGCGTTGCGCGCGCTGTTCCTGTATCCGATGGCGCTCTCGTTCATCGTGACGGGCACGGCATGGCAGTGGATCCTGAATCCCGATCTCGGCGTGCAGAAGGTGCTGAACGACTGGGGCTGGACGAGCTTCCATTTCAACTGGCTGAACGACTCGGACAAGGCGATCTTCTGTATCGTGATCGCGGCCGTCTGGCAATCGACGGGCTTCGTGATGGCGCTGTTCCTCGCCGGCTTGCGTGGCGTCGATGCGGAAATCTTCAAGGCGGCGCAGGTGGACGGCGCGACCTTGCCGACCATCTACCGCAAGATCGTGATTCCGAGCATGCGCCCGGTGTTCTTCTCGGTGCTCTTGATTCTCTGCCACATCACGATCAAGACCTTCGACCTCGTCGTCGCGCTGACGGCGGGCGGGCCGGGCACGTCGTCGTCGCTGCCGGCCATCTTCATGTACACGTTTTCGTTCAACCGCGGGCAGCTTGGCGTCGGCGCAGCGTCGTCGATGATGATGCTCGCGACCGTCGTGGCCGTGCTCGTGCCGCTCATGTATCTGGAATCGAGGAGCACCCGCAATGCAGCCTAA
- a CDS encoding ABC transporter substrate-binding protein: MKFRAIMGALCAAGLMCGVSAVQAAESLEVLHWWTSGGESKAVGVLKDDMQKQGYTWKDFAVAGGAGAAAMTALKTQVISGNAPAAAQIKGPLIQEWASQGVLVNVDSAAGDWKKTLPPEIDKIMHADGHYVAAPFSVHRVNWVWYNKAALDKVGAKVPTSWPEFFAVADKLKAAGIQPVAAGGQPWQDLTLWEDVVLSQGADFYKKALVDLDQKTLTSDKMVQVFDTVRKIESYMDNSRTGRDWNLATAMVINGKAGMQFMGDWAKGEFANANKKAGSDYICAAVPGTAKGYTFNVDSFVFFQQKGQSAASAGQIALAKTIMSPGFQEQFSLYKGSIPVRLGVSMDKFDDCAKKSYADEQTAIKDGGYVPSLAHGMAQPDATAGAITDVVTKFMNSDQDSKSAVAALAKAAQTK, from the coding sequence ATGAAATTTCGCGCGATCATGGGTGCGCTTTGCGCCGCAGGTCTCATGTGCGGTGTGTCGGCCGTGCAGGCGGCAGAATCTCTCGAAGTGCTGCACTGGTGGACTTCGGGCGGTGAATCGAAAGCCGTCGGCGTCCTCAAGGACGACATGCAGAAACAAGGCTACACGTGGAAGGACTTCGCGGTGGCGGGCGGCGCAGGCGCCGCGGCCATGACCGCACTGAAGACGCAGGTGATCTCGGGCAACGCGCCCGCCGCCGCGCAAATCAAGGGACCGCTGATTCAGGAGTGGGCGTCGCAAGGCGTGCTCGTGAACGTCGACTCCGCCGCCGGCGACTGGAAGAAGACCCTGCCGCCCGAAATCGACAAGATCATGCACGCGGACGGCCACTACGTCGCCGCGCCGTTCTCGGTGCACCGCGTGAACTGGGTCTGGTACAACAAGGCCGCGCTCGACAAGGTCGGCGCGAAGGTGCCGACCAGCTGGCCCGAGTTCTTCGCCGTCGCGGACAAGCTGAAGGCCGCGGGCATCCAGCCGGTCGCCGCAGGCGGTCAGCCGTGGCAAGACTTGACGCTGTGGGAAGACGTCGTCCTGTCGCAAGGCGCGGACTTCTACAAGAAGGCGCTCGTCGACCTCGACCAGAAGACGCTGACCTCCGACAAGATGGTCCAAGTGTTCGACACGGTCCGCAAGATCGAGTCGTACATGGATAACAGCCGCACGGGCCGCGACTGGAACCTCGCCACGGCGATGGTCATCAACGGCAAGGCCGGCATGCAGTTCATGGGCGACTGGGCGAAGGGCGAGTTCGCGAACGCGAACAAGAAGGCGGGCTCGGACTACATCTGCGCGGCGGTGCCGGGCACGGCGAAGGGCTACACCTTCAACGTCGACTCGTTCGTGTTCTTCCAGCAGAAGGGCCAATCGGCTGCATCGGCTGGCCAGATCGCGCTCGCCAAGACGATCATGAGCCCGGGCTTCCAGGAGCAGTTCAGCCTGTACAAGGGTTCGATCCCGGTGCGCCTCGGCGTGTCGATGGACAAGTTCGACGATTGCGCGAAGAAGTCGTATGCGGATGAGCAAACGGCGATCAAGGACGGCGGTTATGTGCCGTCGCTGGCGCACGGCATGGCTCAACCGGACGCGACCGCTGGCGCGATCACCGACGTCGTGACGAAGTTCATGAACTCGGATCAGGACTCGAAGAGCGCGGTTGCCGCACTCGCGAAGGCAGCTCAAACGAAGTAA
- the zwf gene encoding glucose-6-phosphate dehydrogenase, with protein MQTDSSFTFVLFGGTGDLSMRKILPALYEAHRAGMLSEQGKIVAVARLEADLNGYLQWVEENVREHVSKKGLDETCWKSFLQRFEYLHMDLGKPEDFAMLRDAIAGQAGIRVFYLATGPSLFVPICRALASVGLNQNARIVLEKPLGYDLRSSNAINDAVGEIFAEEQIYRIDHYLGKEPVQNLLALRFGNALFEPLWRREWVESIQITIAEELGVEGRGDFYDNTGALRDMVQNHLLQLLSIVAMEPPHSMDSDSVRDEKLRVLRALKPIDPRDISKIAVRGQYHAGVIKGTSVPAYATEHGVKPDSSTETFVALKVEIENWRWSGVPFFLRTGKRLADRVAEIVVNFRAVPHSALGPTALRPGSNRLVIRLQPNETIRLYCLAKQPGEGMNLSSVHLDLAFDQFFKEGQMEAYQRLLLDVIHGRLALFVRRDEQEAAWTWVEPILNEWKAANKPPKPYASGTWGPAAASAMLAQHGTCWLEEEN; from the coding sequence ATGCAAACCGACTCGAGCTTCACCTTCGTTCTCTTTGGCGGAACCGGCGATCTGTCGATGCGAAAGATCCTGCCCGCACTGTATGAAGCGCACCGTGCAGGGATGCTTTCCGAGCAAGGCAAGATCGTGGCGGTCGCACGTCTCGAGGCCGACTTGAACGGCTATCTGCAGTGGGTCGAGGAAAACGTCCGGGAACACGTGTCGAAGAAGGGTCTCGACGAGACCTGCTGGAAGAGTTTTCTGCAGCGCTTCGAATATCTGCACATGGACCTCGGCAAGCCCGAGGACTTTGCGATGCTGCGCGACGCCATCGCGGGTCAAGCGGGCATCCGCGTGTTCTACCTTGCGACCGGTCCGTCGCTGTTCGTGCCGATCTGCCGCGCGCTCGCTTCGGTGGGCTTGAATCAGAATGCGCGGATCGTGCTCGAAAAGCCGCTCGGCTATGACCTGCGTTCGTCGAATGCGATCAACGACGCCGTCGGCGAAATCTTCGCGGAAGAGCAGATCTACCGGATCGACCACTACCTCGGCAAAGAGCCGGTGCAGAACCTGCTCGCGCTGCGCTTCGGCAATGCGCTTTTCGAGCCGCTGTGGCGCCGCGAGTGGGTCGAAAGCATCCAGATCACGATCGCCGAAGAGCTGGGCGTCGAAGGCCGCGGCGACTTCTACGACAACACCGGCGCGCTGCGCGACATGGTGCAGAACCACCTGCTGCAACTGCTCTCGATCGTCGCGATGGAGCCGCCGCACTCGATGGATTCCGACTCCGTGCGCGACGAGAAGCTGCGCGTACTGCGAGCGCTCAAGCCGATCGATCCGCGCGACATCAGCAAGATCGCGGTGCGCGGCCAGTATCATGCGGGCGTGATCAAGGGCACGTCAGTGCCGGCCTACGCGACCGAGCACGGCGTGAAGCCCGACAGCAGCACCGAGACCTTCGTCGCACTGAAGGTGGAGATCGAAAACTGGCGCTGGTCCGGCGTGCCGTTCTTCCTGCGCACCGGCAAGCGCCTTGCCGACCGCGTCGCCGAAATCGTCGTGAATTTCCGTGCCGTGCCGCATTCGGCGCTGGGCCCCACGGCGCTGCGCCCGGGCTCGAACCGTCTCGTGATCCGCTTGCAGCCGAACGAAACGATCCGCCTCTATTGCCTTGCGAAGCAGCCGGGCGAAGGGATGAATCTGTCGAGCGTGCACTTGGATCTCGCGTTCGACCAGTTCTTCAAGGAAGGTCAGATGGAGGCGTACCAGCGTCTGTTGCTCGACGTCATCCACGGCCGCCTCGCTTTGTTCGTGCGCCGCGACGAGCAGGAGGCCGCGTGGACCTGGGTCGAGCCGATCCTGAATGAATGGAAGGCGGCGAACAAGCCGCCGAAACCGTATGCGTCGGGCACCTGGGGGCCGGCCGCGGCGAGCGCGATGCTCGCGCAGCACGGCACCTGCTGGCTCGAGGAAGAAAATTGA
- the pgl gene encoding 6-phosphogluconolactonase: MIELHAFDDPRVQSDALAKAVRDALQASLAAHGSASAAGAPRATLAVSGGTSPRPFLETLSHEPLDWDRIDVTLVDDRWVPDTDTASNARLVRETLLTHAASQARFHPLVDISQPLDAHIAALNGDAARALPQVAVLGMGEDGHTASIFADAPEWDFAITTPERFVAVHPSAAPHARVSWSLAALKRIDRLFLLIAGPRKLDVLNAAAAADQKNAISKLANDKGVRLDVYWCAN, translated from the coding sequence GTGATCGAGCTTCACGCTTTCGACGACCCGCGCGTCCAATCCGACGCGCTGGCGAAAGCGGTGCGCGACGCGCTACAAGCGTCGCTCGCCGCCCATGGCAGCGCGAGCGCAGCGGGCGCGCCCCGTGCAACGCTCGCCGTATCCGGCGGCACCAGCCCGCGCCCGTTTCTCGAGACGCTCTCGCACGAGCCGCTCGACTGGGACCGCATCGACGTCACGCTCGTCGACGACCGCTGGGTCCCGGACACCGATACCGCCAGCAACGCGCGCCTCGTGCGCGAAACCTTGCTCACGCACGCCGCGAGCCAAGCGCGCTTTCATCCGCTCGTCGACATCTCGCAGCCGCTCGACGCGCACATCGCCGCGCTGAACGGCGATGCGGCGCGCGCCTTGCCGCAGGTCGCCGTGCTCGGCATGGGCGAGGACGGCCACACCGCCTCGATCTTCGCCGACGCGCCCGAATGGGACTTCGCGATCACGACGCCGGAGCGCTTCGTCGCCGTCCATCCAAGCGCCGCGCCCCATGCGCGCGTGAGTTGGTCGCTCGCGGCCCTCAAGCGGATCGACCGGCTGTTCCTGCTCATTGCCGGCCCGCGCAAGCTCGACGTGCTCAACGCCGCCGCGGCCGCCGACCAAAAAAACGCCATCTCGAAGCTGGCAAACGACAAGGGAGTCAGACTCGATGTCTACTGGTGTGCAAACTAA
- a CDS encoding bifunctional transcriptional regulator/glucokinase, whose amino-acid sequence MSTGVQTKAVPGVGQHADGPRLLADIGGTNARFALETGPGEITQIRVYPCAEYPGVAEVLKKYLKDTKIGRVNHAAIAIANPVDSDQVSMTNHNWTFSIEATRRSLGFDTLLVVNDFTALAMALPGLTDAQRVQVGGGTRRQNSVIGLLGPGTGLGVSGLIPADDRWIALGSEGGHATFAPADEREDLVLQYARKKWPHVSFERVAAGPGLELIYRALAARDKKRVPATLDPAEVVNRALEGEALAVEVVDCFCGILGTFAGNIAVTLGALGGIYIGGGVVPRLGEVFAHSPFRERFEAKGRFQPYLANVPTYVITAEYPAFLGVSAILAEQLSNRSGAGSSAVFERIRQMRDALTPAERRVADLALNHPRSIINDPIVDIARKADVSQPTVIRFCRSLGCQGLSDFKLKLATGLTGTIPVSHSQVHLGDAATDFGAKVLDNTVSAILQLREHLNFENVERAIDLLNGARRIEFYGLGNSNIVAQDAHYKFFRFGIPTIAYGDLYMQAASAALLGKGDVIVAVSKSGRAPELLRVLDVAMQAGAQVIAITSSNTPLAKRATVALETDHIEIRESQLSMISRILHLLMIDILAVGVAIRRAVPSTEMTEAVAKARSESTDDAVAVLDWLSHGAASSAAD is encoded by the coding sequence ATGTCTACTGGTGTGCAAACTAAGGCTGTCCCCGGGGTGGGCCAGCACGCCGACGGGCCGCGCCTGTTGGCCGACATCGGCGGCACCAACGCGCGCTTCGCGCTCGAAACGGGTCCCGGCGAGATCACGCAGATCCGCGTCTATCCGTGCGCGGAATATCCCGGCGTCGCGGAGGTGCTGAAGAAATACCTGAAAGATACGAAGATTGGCCGCGTGAACCACGCGGCGATCGCGATCGCGAACCCGGTCGACAGCGACCAGGTCAGCATGACCAACCACAACTGGACGTTCTCGATCGAGGCGACGCGCCGCTCGCTCGGCTTCGATACGCTGCTGGTCGTCAACGACTTCACCGCACTGGCGATGGCGTTGCCCGGTCTCACCGACGCTCAACGCGTGCAGGTCGGCGGCGGCACGCGCCGGCAGAACAGCGTGATCGGCCTGCTCGGGCCGGGCACGGGGCTCGGCGTATCGGGCCTGATTCCCGCCGACGACCGCTGGATCGCGCTCGGCAGCGAAGGCGGCCACGCGACCTTCGCGCCGGCCGACGAGCGCGAAGACCTCGTGCTCCAGTACGCGCGCAAGAAGTGGCCGCATGTCTCGTTCGAACGCGTGGCCGCGGGCCCGGGGCTCGAGCTGATCTACCGCGCGCTCGCCGCGCGCGACAAGAAGCGCGTGCCCGCCACGCTCGATCCGGCCGAAGTCGTGAACCGCGCGCTCGAAGGCGAAGCGCTCGCGGTCGAAGTCGTCGATTGCTTCTGCGGGATTCTCGGCACCTTCGCCGGCAATATCGCAGTGACGCTCGGCGCGCTCGGCGGCATCTATATCGGCGGCGGCGTCGTGCCGCGGCTCGGCGAAGTCTTCGCGCATTCGCCGTTCCGCGAACGCTTCGAAGCGAAGGGCCGCTTCCAGCCCTATCTCGCGAACGTGCCGACTTACGTGATCACCGCCGAATATCCGGCGTTCCTGGGCGTCTCGGCGATCCTCGCCGAGCAGCTGTCGAATCGCTCCGGCGCGGGCTCGTCGGCCGTGTTCGAGCGCATCCGCCAGATGCGCGATGCGCTCACGCCGGCCGAGCGCCGCGTCGCGGACCTCGCGCTCAATCACCCGCGCTCGATCATCAACGATCCGATCGTCGACATCGCGCGCAAGGCCGACGTGAGCCAGCCGACCGTGATCCGCTTCTGCCGCTCGCTCGGCTGCCAGGGGCTCTCCGACTTCAAGCTCAAACTCGCGACGGGCCTCACGGGCACGATCCCGGTGAGCCACAGCCAGGTGCATCTGGGCGACGCCGCGACCGACTTCGGCGCGAAGGTGCTCGACAACACGGTGTCGGCGATCCTGCAGCTGCGCGAGCATTTGAACTTCGAAAACGTCGAGCGCGCGATCGACCTCCTGAACGGCGCGCGGCGCATCGAGTTCTACGGCCTCGGCAACTCGAACATCGTCGCGCAGGACGCGCACTACAAGTTCTTCCGCTTCGGCATCCCGACGATCGCCTACGGCGATCTGTACATGCAGGCGGCGTCGGCGGCGCTGCTGGGCAAGGGCGACGTGATCGTCGCGGTGTCGAAGTCGGGCCGCGCGCCCGAGCTGCTGCGCGTGCTCGACGTCGCGATGCAAGCGGGCGCGCAAGTGATCGCGATCACATCGAGCAACACGCCGCTCGCGAAACGCGCAACCGTGGCGCTCGAAACCGATCACATCGAGATCCGTGAATCGCAGCTGTCGATGATTTCGCGGATCCTGCATCTCTTGATGATCGACATCCTCGCGGTCGGCGTCGCGATCCGGCGCGCCGTGCCGAGCACGGAGATGACCGAAGCGGTGGCGAAGGCGCGCTCGGAAAGCACCGACGACGCGGTCGCGGTGCTCGACTGGCTGAGTCATGGCGCGGCGTCGTCGGCGGCGGATTGA
- a CDS encoding porin, with product MKKSLIALAVTSAVAAPAFAQSSVTLYGIIDTGITYVNNTGGAHQFKMSSGVIQGSRWGLKGTEDLGGGTKAIFQLENGFNVGTGTLGQGSREFGRQAYVGLTNNTYGTLTLGRQYDPVVDNAQPTTFNGQWGAYFSHPADIDNTDNGFRINNAVKYVSPRFYGVQAEGMYAFGGQAGSFSTNSTVGGGLNYSAGPLYIGAGYFFAKNPGTQFNDGNFIANQAHPATPNPLNGIWGLVGQPTSEQSISVGGTYTIGAAQLGLNWSNVRFENSNGVAGNTVYFNSAEIWGNYHISPALTGGLGYTYTQGKVDLTDKKPKYGQLNAIIDYALSKRTDVSLMGIYQHAMSGGVTADIYAAQFAGSAGASSNTNQVAVRVGIRHKF from the coding sequence ATGAAAAAATCGCTCATCGCACTTGCAGTAACGAGCGCCGTCGCAGCACCCGCCTTCGCACAGAGCAGCGTCACGCTTTACGGCATCATCGACACCGGCATCACGTACGTGAACAACACCGGCGGTGCCCACCAGTTCAAAATGTCGAGCGGCGTCATCCAAGGCAGCCGCTGGGGCTTGAAGGGCACGGAAGATCTCGGTGGCGGCACGAAGGCCATCTTCCAGTTGGAAAACGGCTTCAACGTCGGTACCGGCACGCTCGGCCAAGGTAGCCGCGAGTTCGGCCGTCAAGCCTACGTCGGCCTGACGAACAACACGTACGGTACGCTGACTCTCGGCCGTCAATATGACCCGGTGGTCGACAATGCACAGCCGACCACGTTCAACGGTCAGTGGGGCGCCTACTTCTCGCACCCGGCCGATATCGACAACACCGACAACGGCTTCCGTATCAACAACGCGGTCAAGTACGTCTCGCCGCGCTTCTACGGCGTGCAAGCCGAAGGCATGTACGCGTTCGGCGGCCAGGCTGGCAGCTTCAGCACGAACAGCACGGTCGGCGGCGGCCTGAACTACTCGGCCGGTCCGCTGTACATCGGCGCAGGCTACTTCTTCGCGAAGAACCCGGGTACCCAGTTCAACGACGGCAACTTCATCGCGAACCAGGCTCATCCCGCGACCCCCAACCCGCTCAACGGTATTTGGGGCCTGGTCGGCCAACCCACCAGCGAGCAAAGCATCAGCGTTGGTGGCACGTACACGATCGGCGCGGCGCAGCTCGGCCTCAACTGGTCGAACGTGCGCTTCGAGAACTCGAACGGCGTGGCGGGCAACACCGTGTACTTCAACAGCGCCGAAATCTGGGGCAACTACCACATTTCGCCGGCTTTGACGGGCGGTCTCGGCTACACGTACACGCAAGGCAAGGTCGACCTCACGGACAAGAAGCCGAAGTACGGTCAACTCAATGCGATCATCGACTATGCGCTGTCGAAGCGCACCGACGTCTCCCTGATGGGCATTTACCAGCACGCGATGAGCGGCGGCGTCACGGCCGACATCTACGCGGCGCAGTTCGCTGGCTCGGCAGGCGCGAGCTCGAACACGAACCAAGTCGCCGTCCGCGTCGGCATCCGCCACAAGTTCTAA
- a CDS encoding Bcr/CflA family multidrug efflux MFS transporter, translating to MSHVVKRRPDGRLILLLGALAACGPISTDMYLPSLPSIAQSFAVGASAAQATLTSFMFGFSLGMLLYGPLSDTWGRRPVLLGGIALFTLASIGCVVSWSIDVLVAVRFLQALGAGAASVLARAIARDAHEPTDAARVLSMVAIVTAIGPLLAPLVGGQVLLFGGWRAVFVFLTLFGALCAALAFYRVPETWPKEKRKSAAVLKSFAVYGHLITDPVALGHVLCGGMAFASMFAYITATPFVYIDYFHVKPQHYGFLFGLNVVGIMLANFLNTRLIGRFGSLAIIKAAALVSCAASFAVALACLTGWGGLWSIVVCLFFVVGVVGLLSANCTTDLMHRYPHNAGAAAAVFGAMQLALGALASIAVGAFHDGSPRGMGTTIAVTGALCFVGRVLVVRWHGWPVRTVGTVKPAGDA from the coding sequence ATGTCTCACGTCGTCAAGCGCCGGCCCGATGGCCGGCTGATCCTATTGCTCGGCGCGCTTGCCGCGTGCGGGCCGATTTCCACCGACATGTATCTGCCGAGCCTGCCGTCGATCGCGCAGTCGTTCGCGGTCGGTGCGTCGGCCGCGCAGGCCACGCTCACGAGCTTCATGTTCGGCTTCTCGCTCGGCATGCTGCTCTACGGGCCGCTCTCGGACACCTGGGGGCGGCGGCCCGTGCTGCTCGGCGGCATTGCGCTTTTCACGCTCGCGAGCATCGGCTGCGTCGTGTCGTGGTCGATCGATGTGCTCGTCGCCGTGCGCTTTCTGCAGGCGCTTGGCGCGGGGGCGGCGTCGGTGCTGGCGCGGGCCATTGCGCGCGACGCGCACGAGCCGACCGACGCCGCGCGCGTGCTGTCGATGGTCGCGATCGTCACGGCGATCGGGCCGCTTCTCGCGCCGCTCGTTGGCGGGCAAGTGTTGCTCTTCGGCGGCTGGCGCGCGGTCTTCGTGTTTTTGACGCTATTCGGCGCCCTTTGCGCCGCGCTCGCGTTCTACCGCGTGCCCGAGACGTGGCCGAAAGAGAAGCGCAAGAGCGCCGCGGTGCTGAAGTCGTTCGCGGTGTACGGGCACCTGATCACCGATCCCGTTGCGCTCGGCCACGTCCTCTGCGGCGGCATGGCGTTCGCTTCGATGTTCGCTTACATCACGGCGACGCCCTTCGTCTATATCGACTACTTCCACGTGAAGCCGCAGCACTACGGCTTTCTGTTCGGCCTGAACGTCGTCGGCATCATGCTCGCGAACTTCTTGAATACGCGTCTGATCGGCCGCTTCGGATCGCTCGCGATCATCAAGGCGGCGGCGCTCGTCAGTTGCGCCGCGTCGTTTGCGGTCGCGCTAGCGTGCCTGACGGGGTGGGGCGGGCTGTGGTCGATCGTCGTGTGCCTGTTCTTCGTGGTGGGCGTCGTGGGGCTGTTGTCGGCCAATTGCACGACCGATTTGATGCATCGCTATCCGCACAACGCGGGCGCTGCCGCGGCCGTGTTCGGCGCGATGCAGCTCGCGCTCGGCGCGCTCGCGAGCATCGCGGTCGGCGCATTTCATGACGGCTCGCCGAGGGGCATGGGGACGACGATCGCGGTGACGGGCGCGCTTTGCTTCGTCGGACGGGTGCTCGTCGTGCGCTGGCATGGGTGGCCGGTGCGGACGGTAGGCACGGTTAAACCGGCGGGGGATGCGTAG
- the hemL gene encoding glutamate-1-semialdehyde 2,1-aminomutase produces MSKNQALFERAQLTIPGGVNSPVRAFRSVGGTPRFVERAQGPYFWDADGTRYIDYIGSWGPMILGHVHPEVLEAVQRVLANGFSFGAPTEAEIEIAEEICKLVPSIEQVRLVSSGTEATMSALRLARGFTNRSRIVKFEGCYHGHADSLLVKAGSGLLTFGNPTSAGVPTDIAKHTTVLEYNNVAALEEAFAAFGGEIASVIVEPVAGNMNLVRATPEFLQALRRLCTQHGAVLIFDEVMCGFRVALGGAQTLYGITPDLTCLGKVIGGGMPAAAFGGRRDIMAHLAPLGGVYQAGTLSGNPIAVAAGLKTLQLIQAPGFYESLATQTTRLVNGLTAAAREAKVPFVADAIGGMFGLYFTEQIPASFADVTRCDIARFNAFFHKMLDAGVYFAPSAYEAGFVSIAHDDAVIDATIDAARDAFAALSA; encoded by the coding sequence ATGTCCAAGAATCAAGCTCTGTTCGAACGCGCCCAGCTCACCATCCCCGGCGGCGTGAACTCGCCGGTGCGCGCCTTCCGTTCGGTCGGCGGCACGCCGCGCTTCGTCGAGCGCGCACAAGGCCCGTACTTCTGGGATGCCGACGGCACCCGCTATATCGACTACATCGGCTCCTGGGGCCCGATGATTCTCGGCCACGTGCACCCCGAAGTGCTCGAAGCGGTGCAGCGCGTGCTCGCGAACGGCTTCTCGTTCGGCGCACCGACCGAAGCCGAAATCGAAATCGCCGAGGAAATCTGCAAGCTCGTGCCGTCGATCGAACAAGTGCGGCTCGTGTCGAGCGGCACCGAGGCGACGATGAGCGCGCTGCGTCTCGCGCGCGGCTTCACGAACCGCAGCCGCATCGTGAAGTTCGAGGGCTGCTATCACGGCCACGCCGACAGCCTGCTCGTGAAGGCCGGCTCGGGCCTGCTCACGTTCGGCAACCCGACGTCGGCGGGCGTGCCTACCGACATCGCTAAGCACACCACCGTGCTCGAATACAACAACGTCGCGGCACTCGAAGAAGCGTTCGCGGCGTTCGGCGGCGAGATCGCGTCGGTGATCGTCGAGCCCGTCGCAGGCAACATGAATCTCGTGCGCGCTACGCCCGAGTTCCTGCAGGCGCTGCGGCGCCTGTGCACGCAGCACGGCGCCGTGCTGATCTTCGATGAAGTGATGTGCGGCTTTCGCGTCGCACTCGGCGGCGCGCAGACGCTCTACGGCATCACGCCCGACCTCACGTGTCTCGGCAAGGTGATCGGCGGCGGCATGCCGGCAGCCGCGTTCGGCGGACGGCGCGACATCATGGCCCATCTCGCGCCTCTGGGCGGCGTGTATCAGGCGGGCACGCTGTCGGGCAATCCGATCGCCGTCGCCGCAGGGTTGAAGACGCTGCAATTGATCCAGGCGCCGGGCTTCTATGAAAGCCTCGCCACGCAAACCACGCGCCTCGTGAACGGCCTCACCGCCGCGGCGCGCGAAGCCAAAGTGCCGTTCGTGGCCGATGCGATCGGCGGCATGTTCGGCCTCTACTTCACCGAGCAAATCCCCGCGAGCTTCGCCGACGTCACGCGCTGCGACATCGCGCGCTTCAACGCGTTCTTCCACAAGATGCTCGATGCGGGCGTGTACTTCGCGCCGTCCGCGTACGAAGCGGGCTTCGTGTCGATCGCGCACGACGACGCCGTGATCGACGCCACCATCGATGCCGCACGCGACGCGTTCGCTGCGCTGTCGGCTTAA